A genomic window from Diospyros lotus cultivar Yz01 chromosome 2, ASM1463336v1, whole genome shotgun sequence includes:
- the LOC127794923 gene encoding uncharacterized protein LOC127794923 isoform X1, whose translation MEPPPFQEASNCDVCNCTFNTFRRRHHCRCCGRTLCAEHSSNHMALPQFGINSCVRVCSDCFNDASGSKKNDGSASSAGVNIVTDTVSRLDINAVSESNSKPNTEGIPVSGILECKCGMPLCICETPSPSRDAATFQSKSTLTTAAQSNSKPRKVDAIPKNRGSSSNNKQFVTFGLSQVTNSSLEKSLVDYTVDGEGLREAIKNGDTLAVKELLSKGVDANYCDKQGMSLLHLAALFNRTEIVFNLIEYGASMDHRNQQGETPLDCAPATLQYKMRTKMEEKAQSGSDSAKLS comes from the exons ATGGAACCCCCGCCATTCCAGGAAGCCTCGAACTGCGATGTCTGCAATTGCACCTTTAACACCTTCAGGCGGCGG CATCATTGTCGATGTTGTGGTCGGACATTATGTGCTGAACATTCATCAAATCACATG GCCTTACCACAATTTGGTATTAACTCGTGTGTCAGAGTTTGCTCTGACTGTTTTAATGACGCCTCTGG atcaaagaaaaatgatggatcAGCTTCTTCCGCTGGAGTTAATATTGTTACCGACACAGTTTCAAGATTAGACATTAATGCAGTTTCAGAGTCCAATTCAAAACCAAATACTGAAGGCATTCCCGTTTCAGGCATTTTAGAGTGCAAATGTGGAATGCCTTTATGCATTTGTGAAACGCCATCTCCATCCAGGGATGCAGCAACCTTTCAG AGCAAAAGTACTTTAACTACTGCAGCTCAGTCAAACTCAAAACCAAGGAAGGTAGATGCAATTCCAAAGAATAGAGGTTCTTCATCAAATAACAAGCAATT TGTAACTTTTGGGCTTAGTCAAGTGACCAACAGTAGTCTGGAAAAATCTCTAGTGGATTACACAGTTGATGGAGAG GGGTTAAGAGAAGCAATAAAGAATGGTGACACTTTAGCTGTCAAGGAACTTTTGAGTAAG GGTGTGGATGCAAATTACTGTGACAAGCAAGGAATGTCTTTGTTACATTTG GCAGCACTTTTTAATCGAACTGAGATAGTTTTTAATCTCATTGAATATGGAGCTAGCATGGATCACAGGAATCAACAAG GGGAAACGCCGCTGGATTGCGCTCCTGCCACATTGCAGTACAAGATGCGAACAAAGATGGAAGAAAAGGCGCAATCGGGCTCTGACAGTGCTAAACTATCTTGA
- the LOC127794923 gene encoding uncharacterized protein LOC127794923 isoform X2, with the protein MLTSNWHHCRCCGRTLCAEHSSNHMALPQFGINSCVRVCSDCFNDASGSKKNDGSASSAGVNIVTDTVSRLDINAVSESNSKPNTEGIPVSGILECKCGMPLCICETPSPSRDAATFQSKSTLTTAAQSNSKPRKVDAIPKNRGSSSNNKQFVTFGLSQVTNSSLEKSLVDYTVDGEGLREAIKNGDTLAVKELLSKGVDANYCDKQGMSLLHLAALFNRTEIVFNLIEYGASMDHRNQQGETPLDCAPATLQYKMRTKMEEKAQSGSDSAKLS; encoded by the exons ATGTTGACTTCCAACTGG CATCATTGTCGATGTTGTGGTCGGACATTATGTGCTGAACATTCATCAAATCACATG GCCTTACCACAATTTGGTATTAACTCGTGTGTCAGAGTTTGCTCTGACTGTTTTAATGACGCCTCTGG atcaaagaaaaatgatggatcAGCTTCTTCCGCTGGAGTTAATATTGTTACCGACACAGTTTCAAGATTAGACATTAATGCAGTTTCAGAGTCCAATTCAAAACCAAATACTGAAGGCATTCCCGTTTCAGGCATTTTAGAGTGCAAATGTGGAATGCCTTTATGCATTTGTGAAACGCCATCTCCATCCAGGGATGCAGCAACCTTTCAG AGCAAAAGTACTTTAACTACTGCAGCTCAGTCAAACTCAAAACCAAGGAAGGTAGATGCAATTCCAAAGAATAGAGGTTCTTCATCAAATAACAAGCAATT TGTAACTTTTGGGCTTAGTCAAGTGACCAACAGTAGTCTGGAAAAATCTCTAGTGGATTACACAGTTGATGGAGAG GGGTTAAGAGAAGCAATAAAGAATGGTGACACTTTAGCTGTCAAGGAACTTTTGAGTAAG GGTGTGGATGCAAATTACTGTGACAAGCAAGGAATGTCTTTGTTACATTTG GCAGCACTTTTTAATCGAACTGAGATAGTTTTTAATCTCATTGAATATGGAGCTAGCATGGATCACAGGAATCAACAAG GGGAAACGCCGCTGGATTGCGCTCCTGCCACATTGCAGTACAAGATGCGAACAAAGATGGAAGAAAAGGCGCAATCGGGCTCTGACAGTGCTAAACTATCTTGA
- the LOC127794923 gene encoding uncharacterized protein LOC127794923 isoform X3 — protein sequence MALPQFGINSCVRVCSDCFNDASGSKKNDGSASSAGVNIVTDTVSRLDINAVSESNSKPNTEGIPVSGILECKCGMPLCICETPSPSRDAATFQSKSTLTTAAQSNSKPRKVDAIPKNRGSSSNNKQFVTFGLSQVTNSSLEKSLVDYTVDGEGLREAIKNGDTLAVKELLSKGVDANYCDKQGMSLLHLAALFNRTEIVFNLIEYGASMDHRNQQGETPLDCAPATLQYKMRTKMEEKAQSGSDSAKLS from the exons ATG GCCTTACCACAATTTGGTATTAACTCGTGTGTCAGAGTTTGCTCTGACTGTTTTAATGACGCCTCTGG atcaaagaaaaatgatggatcAGCTTCTTCCGCTGGAGTTAATATTGTTACCGACACAGTTTCAAGATTAGACATTAATGCAGTTTCAGAGTCCAATTCAAAACCAAATACTGAAGGCATTCCCGTTTCAGGCATTTTAGAGTGCAAATGTGGAATGCCTTTATGCATTTGTGAAACGCCATCTCCATCCAGGGATGCAGCAACCTTTCAG AGCAAAAGTACTTTAACTACTGCAGCTCAGTCAAACTCAAAACCAAGGAAGGTAGATGCAATTCCAAAGAATAGAGGTTCTTCATCAAATAACAAGCAATT TGTAACTTTTGGGCTTAGTCAAGTGACCAACAGTAGTCTGGAAAAATCTCTAGTGGATTACACAGTTGATGGAGAG GGGTTAAGAGAAGCAATAAAGAATGGTGACACTTTAGCTGTCAAGGAACTTTTGAGTAAG GGTGTGGATGCAAATTACTGTGACAAGCAAGGAATGTCTTTGTTACATTTG GCAGCACTTTTTAATCGAACTGAGATAGTTTTTAATCTCATTGAATATGGAGCTAGCATGGATCACAGGAATCAACAAG GGGAAACGCCGCTGGATTGCGCTCCTGCCACATTGCAGTACAAGATGCGAACAAAGATGGAAGAAAAGGCGCAATCGGGCTCTGACAGTGCTAAACTATCTTGA